In the Candidatus Roizmanbacteria bacterium genome, CCACCAAATAAGATGAGTGCAAGAAGCATGAACATTATGGTCATCGAGTTGTTCACTGATCTAATAAGTGTCTCGGTGAGCGCTCTGTTTGCGCTAATCTGAGCATCCTCAACCTTCGATCTTCGATACTCGCGTATCTTATCAAAAATGATAATTGTGTCGTGAACCGAAAACGACATCGTTGTAAGCAACGCTGTGACAAATAGCGTGTTTAGCTCTGCTCCATAAAAATGAGAGATGATAGAGTAACCACCTGCCATGACTAATAGGTCATGAGCAAGTGCAACTATTGCGGCAACTGCAAAGTTAAAGCTCTTGAAGGCGAAGGTCATATAAAGCAGAATTCCTAGTATCGCAACCGATGCAGCGATTAAGGTTTTATTAATCGTTTCCTTGCCGAGAGTCGCACCTACCGTCTCCGATCGAAGTACGGTGACCGAACTCTTTGATGCTTTTTTTACCTGCTCTAATACCACCTTTTCATCTGTGACGCTCAACGGAGCGAAGCGCATCGATACTTTATTACCCGTCTGTTCTTGTGAGATTGTCTTAATCTTTTTAGTCTCGAGTAAGTCACTTAAAATCTTCATGTTAGTCTGAGAGCCGGTTTGGTACTCAATTATTGTTCCCCCACTGAAGTCGATTGATGTTCGGTATCCATAGGTAAACATCGA is a window encoding:
- the secF gene encoding protein translocase subunit SecF; this encodes MINFFKFRFIYFGISAIVIISGLISMFTYGYRTSIDFSGGTIIEYQTGSQTNMKILSDLLETKKIKTISQEQTGNKVSMRFAPLSVTDEKVVLEQVKKASKSSVTVLRSETVGATLGKETINKTLIAASVAILGILLYMTFAFKSFNFAVAAIVALAHDLLVMAGGYSIISHFYGAELNTLFVTALLTTMSFSVHDTIIIFDKIREYRRSKVEDAQISANRALTETLIRSVNNSMTIMFMLLALILFGGSTIRFFIIALLIGTVTGTYSSPFIATPVLVLLEKRKRK